The following is a genomic window from Brevibacterium limosum.
AAGTCAGAGATGGCATGTGCCCATTCTATTGCCGGGTGCAAGTTGCCTGGGCATCGGTTCCGGCCCGCGGCCGCGGCTCGACCGAGCTTGTAATGTGGGTCACGTGACTTATCTTCGCTATCCCCATATCCAGTCCGATCTCATCACCTTCACCGCCGACGACGATGTCTGGCTCGTTCCCTCCGCAGGCGGCCGCGCCTGGCGACTGACCTCCGATCATGCGCCCGTCCGGTCACCGAGGATCTCGCCCGATGGAACGCACGTCGCGTTCGTGTCCTTCCGCACCGGCCAACCGGAGCTCATGGTCGCCGAGGTGGCCACCGGTGCCCTGCGTCGGCTCACCTGGTTGGGGTCGACGGCGATGACGATGCTCGGGTGGTCCGATTCGACCCATGTCCTCGTCGGCGCGAACGCCGGGGAGTTCGAGGTCCGCAACCATGTGGTGAAGTCCGTGAGCCTCGACGGTGAGGTCGACCGGCTGTCGTTCGGTCGCGCTTCGGGTCTGGCTCGGCACCATTCGGGCGTGACCGCTCTGTCGACGCCGTTCTCCCGTCCGCCCGCGCATTGGAAGCGCTACCGGGGAGGCACCGCACCGAGGCTGTGGCTCGACCGGGTCGGCAACACGAATGCCGCCGGCATCGGCGACGGTTCCGGGGCCCGGTGGCAGCGACTGCTGCGGGGGGACGAGGCGTCCCTGACGGATCCGCTGTGGGTCGGCGATTCTCTCGTCTTCACCTCGGACCGGGCCGCGACCTTCCCTCACCACGCCGATGAGCAGGCGAATCTGTGGATCATCGACGGTCTCGCCACCTCGGCGAATGTGGATGGGTCCGGCGACGTCGCGGTCGAACCGCGCCAGCTCACTCAGCAGACCGAGGCCGAGGGCTATGTCCGTGACGCCACGACCGACGGCACCCGCATCGTCTGGCACTCCCGTGGGGAGATCAAGGTCCTCGACAGCCTCGATGCGCAGGTCCGCACCCTCGCAGTGACTCTGCCGGGTACTCAGGTGCAGCCGCTGAGCCTCGATCCGAAGACCGGACTCAACCACATCAGCCCTGACAGGCAGGGAAACGCCTCAGTGGTCGAGTGGCGCGGCAAGACCTTCTGGCTCGCCCACCGCGAGGGCCCGGCCCGGGCGCTGTGCGCGGACTCGTCGATTCGCACCCGCGAACCCCTCGTCCTCGGGGACAGCGGTCTGGCCGCGTTCATCACCGATGTCGACGGGGAGGACGCGATCGAGGTCGCGTCCGTGACGAGGGACAAGCCGCCTCGGCGAATCGGGGCCGGAGCCCTGGGCCGGGTTCTTGACCTGCAGGCGGACGCGGCGGGGAAGATGCTCGCCACGATCTCCCACGACGGGTCGATTCGGACCGTCGAGGTGGGCAACGGACGGACGCGGCTGGTCGGGCATTCGGGCCATGGCGAGGCGCGCGATCCGCGCTTCTCAGCCGATGGGAAGTACCTCGTGTGGTCGCAGCCGACTCAGGGTGAGGAGCTGCTCGCGCAGCTGATGATCGTCGAGGTGAAGTCGGACCGGGAGGCGGAGCCGCTGACCAGCGGAAAGTTCAACGACTTCTCTCCGACGTTCACCTGCGACGGGAAGTTCGTCGCGTTCCTCTCCGATCGCACCTTCGATCCCTCGTACAACCAGCACTCCTTCGACCTGTCGTTCAACGGCGTCACCCGACCGTGGCTGCTGCCCTTGGCCGCCGATGAGCCCGCACCGTTCGGGCCGAGCGCGAGCGGGTGGCCGATCAGCGAGGTCACCGAGGAGTCGAAGTCCGAGCGTGGTCGCGGGGACAAGCCCGCCGCCACCGTCGAGGTCGAACTCGAGGGGGCGGAGGAGCGCATCGTGCCGTTCCCCGTCGCCTCGGGGGTCTTCCGGGATCTCGAATCCGCCGAGGGCGGTCTCGTGTGGCTGCGCACCGGCGATGTCGAGGCCGGCGAGCTCGGCACTCAGCGGGCCGGCGACGCCGGGGAGAAGCCCGCCGAGGTGATCCAGTTCTTCGACTTCGCCAAGCGCAAGGTCACCACCGTCGTCGACAAGGCCGACGAGTATGCGATCTCCGGAGACGGCAAGCTGCTCGTCGTGCGCAGCGATGATGCGATCAGCGTCGTCCCGGCGAACCGGAAGGTCGAGTCCGACGATGACGAGAACATCTCCGTCGACGTCTCACGCCTGCGGTTCGAACTCGACCGTCGAGCCGAATGGCTGCAGATGTTCGAGGAGAACTCCCGGATCATGCGCGACCACTATTGGCGCGAGGACATGAACGGGGTGGACTGGGAATCGGTGACCCTGCGCTGGCGTGCCGTGGCAGCGAAGGCGCTGACCCATGACGACCTCGTCGACGTCCTGTGGGAGACCGTGGGCGAGCTCAACACCTCGCATGCCTATGTCAGCCCGCCGGTCGCGTCGGATGCCGCATCGAAGAAGCTCGGCTTCCTCGGCGCGGACCTTGCCAAGACAGCGGAAGGATGGACGATTCATCGCATCCTTCCCGGTGAGAGCAGTGAACCGGATGCCAGGTCGCCGCTGCGGCAGGCCGGTGTCGGGGCCCAGCCCGGCGATGTCATCGTCGCCGTGAATGGTCAGTCCGTCGACGAGACGGCCGGTCCCGCCGCTCATCTGCAGGGAGCCGCGGACTCGATCGTCGAACTCACCCTGCGTCGCGGCCGCAGGGACCGCACGGTCGCGGTGATTCCGCTGGCCGGTGAGGAGAAGCTGCGCTATCAGGACTGGGTGCGCTCCCGCCGGGAGTATGTGGCCGAGAAGTCCGCGGGTCGCATCGGCTATGTGCATGTTCCCGATATGACCTCGTACGGCTGGGCTCAGCTGCACCGGGACCTGCGGCAGGCCATGGGCTGTGAGGGCGTCATCGCCGATGTGCGGTTCAACCGCGGCGGGCACACGAGCGCGCTCGTGGCCGAACGCTTCGCCGACGCGGTCGTGGCCTGGAATCAGGCCCGCAGCTACGACGAGATGGGCCGTGACCCCGAGGACGCTCCGCGCGGGCCCGTGGTCTTCGTGGCCAATGAGTTCTCCGGCTCCGACGGCGACATCATCAACGCACGCGTGCAGGCCAAGGGCATCGGCCCGGTCGTCGGCGTGCGTACCTGGGGCGGAGTCGTCGGCATCGACGGCCGCTACGACCTCGTCGACGGCACCGGAGTGACTCAGCCGCGCTATGCCTTCTGGATCGAAGGCAAGGGCTGGGAGGTGGAGAACTTCGGCGTCGAACCCGATATCGAGGTCGAGCACGATCCCGGTCAGCTCTTCGCCGACGACGATCCGCAGCTCGACCGCGCCATCGCCGAGGTGTTCGCCGGTCTGGAGGAACGTCCCGCCGCCCAGCCGCCGGAGTTCCCACCCCCGCGCGTGCAGCCGCTGAAGAAGGACGGTCCTGGGGCACGCACCCCAGGGCCCGGGGAGTAACGCCGACGCGACGAGGACTGACGATCTACCCGAGTTCGCCCCGTGCGTGCCCACGACCTGGAGGTGGCGGCCACTGCGCTGCCTCCTCACTTGGGTGGTCCGAACAGTCCCGCTAGGTGGGCGAAATGGTCACGAGATCCCGCCCGCGGCGGACGTGACCATTTCGTCCTCCTAGTGAGCTGCCTGCGAAAAGCCACCTGCACACGAGAACTCTCCTGCGAGAGCCTGCCTGCGGGAACTCCTCAATCCACCGGCACCAGGGCCCACATGGCGAAGGCGAGCAGCGCGAAGCCCGAGATGACTCCGCTGATGACCGGGATGAACGCGGGCGCCGCTGCGAAGAAGGCGATGAACCCGCCGATGCCGCAAAGAGTCACGACGGTGGCGAGCACATGGAAGCGGTCGAGTCCAAACACGCGACCGAGCGCATAGAAATGCGTGCCGACGACGACAGCCACCCAGGCAACACCGAGCTCAGGGTGGCCGAGACTCGACAGCAGACGGGCTCCGGCGAACAGCAGAACCGCTTCGATGAGCACGATGATCCAGTAGGCGCGCCCGAACGGAGGTTCGCGGCGAGCGCGCTCGGACGCGGCCGTGTGGGCTGCTCCGGGCGCTCTGGAGAATCCGGTCGAGCCTGAGGCAGCGTCCCCACGCGATCGGATGAGTCCACGTACCGCGAAGACCGCGATGCCTGCGAAGGCGAGGACTCCGACGGCGATGACGAGAGTGCGACCCAGGGTCGAGAACTGGGAGCTGTTGATGATGAGGAACAGCAGCCCGAAACCGGCGCCGATGAGCGCCCCGATCTCCGCACCGGCGGCCGTGTGAGAGTTCGGCCGAGAACTCGGTGGGCAGTCGGCGGCCGTCTGACTGCTCGGCGGGTGGGCGGAGGACGGGTGCGGTGTCGCCGGTTCGGGTTCTTCAGCAGTCATCATCGTCCGTTTCTCATCGTCATCGAGAGTCTTGCTCTGCGGGCAGGTGTGAACCGTACCTGCCGGCGGCCGCACCCGGCCCGGTCAATCGCCAAGTCAGTCGCTGCAAGGGTTCTCCACCTCGAACGGCCCGATGCCTTCGCCGTGGACATTGTCGCACTGGTGCGCTGGCGCGCCGATGAAAGCCCGTGAAACTCGGCGAATTCACATCATTCTTCCCGGCCGAAGACCTTTGACCTCGTTCGTGAACTCATGTTCACTAGTTGTGAACATAAATTCATTTTCCGTTCGAGGAGGCACCGATGCCGACATCCACCAGCGCGACTCAGCAGGCTGCGACCACAGAGTTCGACGACATCCTCTATGACGTCGAGGAGTCCTTCGCGGTCATCACGATCAACCGACCCGAGTCCTTCAACTCCTTCCGCTCGCAGACCGTCGACGAGCTCATCGAAGCCTTCACCCTCGCCTGGGGCGACAACCGGGTCCGCTCGATCATCCTCACGGGCTCCGGCCAGAAGTCCTTCTGCGCCGGCGGTGACGTCAAGCAGAAGGCTCAGACGGGGGACTACGGCCCCAGCCGCTACGGCATGTTCCGCATCTCCGAACTCCACAAGGTCATCCGGTCGGTGCCGAAACCCGTGATCTCCGCGGTCAACGGCGTCGCGATCGGCGGCGGCAATGTGCTCACCACTCTCTGCGACATCACGATCGCGGCCTCCCACGCGCGCTTCGGTCAGGCCGGCCCCAAGGTCGGATCCTTCGACGCCGGCTACGGTTCGGCCTTCCTCGCCCGCGTCATCGGTGAGAAGCGCGCCCGGGAGATGTGGTACTTCTGCGAACTCATCGACGCGCAGAAGGCCGAATCCTGGGGACTGGCCAACGAGGTCGTCGAGGCCGAACAGCTCCTGCCCCGCGCCAAGGATCGCGCTCGGGCCCTCGGGCTCAAGGCACCGACCGCGCTGCGCTTCCTCAAGCAGTCCTTCAATGCCGATTCCGAGATGCAGACCGGTTTCACGAACCTCGCCATGAGCGCCCTCGACCTCTACGCCCACTCGCCCGAGTCGCATGAGGGTGCGGCCGCCTTCGCGGAGAAGCGCGACCCGGACTTCAGCCGCTTCGACGGCGCCTACTGATCCGATCGACCAGCACAGAGGATTCCCGTGGACACGACTCTCACCCCCGACTCCCAGACTCTCCTCGATGCGGCGGCCGGATTCGAGGAGCGGCTCATCAGTGAGGCCCGCGACCGCGAGGCCGCCGGCCGCATCGGCGCCGATCTCACCCGGGAGATGGGCCGCGCCGGCCTCATCGCCCCCGAACTGCCGACCCAGCTCGGCGGGGCCGGCCTGACCAAGGTCACGACGGGGCTCATCACCGAGGCCATCGCCCGCGGCGACCTCACCGTCGCCTATGTCCAGGTCGTCGGCTCCCTCATCGGGCAGGTCATCGCCCGCAACGCCGACGCCGAGGTGGCCGCCCACTACTGCCGTCTCATCACAGCCGGAGACGAGACCGTGGCCATCGGGCTGTCCGAGCCCGAGGCCGGGTCGGATGCCGGAAACCCCTCGACCACGGCACGCCGCGACGGTGATGACTGGATCATCAACGGCACGAAATCGATGTCGCTGGCCATGACCTCGACGGCCACGGTGATCTTCGCCCGGACCGACCTCGAGGCCGGGCGGGGAAAGGGCATCTCGGCGTTCCTCGTCGACCTCGACGCCCCCGGGGTGGCCCGAAACCCCATCATCGACATGGGCCAGGCCGCGGTGGCCCGCGGCAGCGTGGAGTTCACCGACGTCCGCGTGCCGGCCGACCATCTCCTCGGCGAGGTCGGCGGAGCATTCACCCAGGTCATGCAGGGCTTCGACTTCTCCCGCGCCCTCATCGGACTGCAGTGCACGGGGACTGCGACACGCGCGATCGAGGACGCATGGACATACGTCACGAAGAGGCAGGCCTTCGACCAGCCGCTGTCGAAATTCCAAGGGGTCTCATTCCCGCTGGCCGAGGCGGAGACGAAGATGGCGGCGGCACGTCTGCTGTGCCTGGACACCCTGCGCCTCGGCGATGAGGGCCTGGCGCACACCTCTCAGGCGGCCATGTGCAAGTGGTGGGCCCCGCTCGAGGCCTACCATGCGGTGCATCAGTGTCTGCTTCTGCACGGGCAGAACGGCTACAAACAGGACCGGGACGTGGAGAAACGGCTGCGTGACGTGCTCGGCATGCAGATCGGCGACGGGACCGCACAGATCATGAAACTCATCATCGCCCGCAGCTCCGCCGGCCGCGAATTCGCCCCCTGACAGCGCCAGAACACCGACTTAACGGGACCAACACCGGCCCTGTCACCACCTCAGCATAAGACTCAGACCAGGAAGGACCCCACCATGTCAGCACCGACTCAGACCGCACCTCTGACCGATCGCATCATCATCGTCACCGGAGCAGCCTCCGGCATCGGCAAGGGGATCGCGAACCGCCTCGCCGCCGACGGCGCCACCGTCGTCGTCGCCGACCTCGACGCACAGAAGGCCGTGGACACCGCCTCGGCGCTGGGAAATGATTCGATCGGACTCGCCGCCGACGTCACCGACCGGGCCGCGGTTGACGCCATGGTCGCGGAGGTGGTCGAGCGTTTCGGTCGCATCGACGTCCTCGTCAACAACGCCGGCTGGGACAAGGTCGAACCTTTCATGGATTCGACGCCGGAGACCTGGCATCGGGTCATCGCGATCAACCTCCTGGGCACGCTCAACTGCACTCAGTCGGCGGCCGAGCACATGATCGCAGCCGGATCCGGTGCCGTGATCAGCATCGGATCGGACGCCGGCCGTGTCGGGTCGAGCGGCGAAGCCGTGTACTCGGCGGCCAAGGGCGGGATCATCTCGTTCACGAAGACCTTCGCTCGTGAGGTCGCCCGACACGGAATCACCGCGAACTGCGTGTGCCCGGGACCGGCCGACACCCCGCTGTTCGCCGAGATCTCCGCGGACAATCCGAAGTTGCGCACCGCGCTGGAGAAGTCGATCCCGATGCGCCGGCTCGCCCACCCCGAGGATCTCGCGAACGCCGTGGCCTTCTTCGCCCGCCCCGATTCCGCCTATGTCACCGGCCAGACCCTGTCCGTCTCCGGCGGACTGACCATGGCCTGATCGGCAGCTGATCACACCACCTGAGCGCGGCTGTCCGGGACCACCCGGCACCACCGCGCAGCACCAGAGACATCAGCACCACCCGAGTCACAGGTACGACACCAGAGCAAAGGAGCCCTGCAATGCCAACCCGATTCGAGACCACCCTGACCGACGCTCTCATCGAGAAGTTCACATCAACCGGGGACTGGAGGAATCAGACCCTGCTCGACCACCTCGAGCACTGGACCGCGTCGCGACCGGAGGCGATCGTCACCCGCGATCCCTACGGTGCGCACACCTACGCCGAGCTCAGTTCGGATGTCGAAACCTGCGCC
Proteins encoded in this region:
- a CDS encoding S41 family peptidase; translation: MTYLRYPHIQSDLITFTADDDVWLVPSAGGRAWRLTSDHAPVRSPRISPDGTHVAFVSFRTGQPELMVAEVATGALRRLTWLGSTAMTMLGWSDSTHVLVGANAGEFEVRNHVVKSVSLDGEVDRLSFGRASGLARHHSGVTALSTPFSRPPAHWKRYRGGTAPRLWLDRVGNTNAAGIGDGSGARWQRLLRGDEASLTDPLWVGDSLVFTSDRAATFPHHADEQANLWIIDGLATSANVDGSGDVAVEPRQLTQQTEAEGYVRDATTDGTRIVWHSRGEIKVLDSLDAQVRTLAVTLPGTQVQPLSLDPKTGLNHISPDRQGNASVVEWRGKTFWLAHREGPARALCADSSIRTREPLVLGDSGLAAFITDVDGEDAIEVASVTRDKPPRRIGAGALGRVLDLQADAAGKMLATISHDGSIRTVEVGNGRTRLVGHSGHGEARDPRFSADGKYLVWSQPTQGEELLAQLMIVEVKSDREAEPLTSGKFNDFSPTFTCDGKFVAFLSDRTFDPSYNQHSFDLSFNGVTRPWLLPLAADEPAPFGPSASGWPISEVTEESKSERGRGDKPAATVEVELEGAEERIVPFPVASGVFRDLESAEGGLVWLRTGDVEAGELGTQRAGDAGEKPAEVIQFFDFAKRKVTTVVDKADEYAISGDGKLLVVRSDDAISVVPANRKVESDDDENISVDVSRLRFELDRRAEWLQMFEENSRIMRDHYWREDMNGVDWESVTLRWRAVAAKALTHDDLVDVLWETVGELNTSHAYVSPPVASDAASKKLGFLGADLAKTAEGWTIHRILPGESSEPDARSPLRQAGVGAQPGDVIVAVNGQSVDETAGPAAHLQGAADSIVELTLRRGRRDRTVAVIPLAGEEKLRYQDWVRSRREYVAEKSAGRIGYVHVPDMTSYGWAQLHRDLRQAMGCEGVIADVRFNRGGHTSALVAERFADAVVAWNQARSYDEMGRDPEDAPRGPVVFVANEFSGSDGDIINARVQAKGIGPVVGVRTWGGVVGIDGRYDLVDGTGVTQPRYAFWIEGKGWEVENFGVEPDIEVEHDPGQLFADDDPQLDRAIAEVFAGLEERPAAQPPEFPPPRVQPLKKDGPGARTPGPGE
- a CDS encoding enoyl-CoA hydratase-related protein, with product MPTSTSATQQAATTEFDDILYDVEESFAVITINRPESFNSFRSQTVDELIEAFTLAWGDNRVRSIILTGSGQKSFCAGGDVKQKAQTGDYGPSRYGMFRISELHKVIRSVPKPVISAVNGVAIGGGNVLTTLCDITIAASHARFGQAGPKVGSFDAGYGSAFLARVIGEKRAREMWYFCELIDAQKAESWGLANEVVEAEQLLPRAKDRARALGLKAPTALRFLKQSFNADSEMQTGFTNLAMSALDLYAHSPESHEGAAAFAEKRDPDFSRFDGAY
- a CDS encoding SDR family NAD(P)-dependent oxidoreductase — protein: MSAPTQTAPLTDRIIIVTGAASGIGKGIANRLAADGATVVVADLDAQKAVDTASALGNDSIGLAADVTDRAAVDAMVAEVVERFGRIDVLVNNAGWDKVEPFMDSTPETWHRVIAINLLGTLNCTQSAAEHMIAAGSGAVISIGSDAGRVGSSGEAVYSAAKGGIISFTKTFAREVARHGITANCVCPGPADTPLFAEISADNPKLRTALEKSIPMRRLAHPEDLANAVAFFARPDSAYVTGQTLSVSGGLTMA
- a CDS encoding acyl-CoA dehydrogenase family protein yields the protein MDTTLTPDSQTLLDAAAGFEERLISEARDREAAGRIGADLTREMGRAGLIAPELPTQLGGAGLTKVTTGLITEAIARGDLTVAYVQVVGSLIGQVIARNADAEVAAHYCRLITAGDETVAIGLSEPEAGSDAGNPSTTARRDGDDWIINGTKSMSLAMTSTATVIFARTDLEAGRGKGISAFLVDLDAPGVARNPIIDMGQAAVARGSVEFTDVRVPADHLLGEVGGAFTQVMQGFDFSRALIGLQCTGTATRAIEDAWTYVTKRQAFDQPLSKFQGVSFPLAEAETKMAAARLLCLDTLRLGDEGLAHTSQAAMCKWWAPLEAYHAVHQCLLLHGQNGYKQDRDVEKRLRDVLGMQIGDGTAQIMKLIIARSSAGREFAP